Proteins from a genomic interval of Osmia bicornis bicornis chromosome 13, iOsmBic2.1, whole genome shotgun sequence:
- the LOC114880596 gene encoding uncharacterized protein LOC114880596 isoform X2, whose translation MKVYSSFHTLPLFFFTVMAKRNDIFVSEYESWISNDDFTTIIKLSFPLSKCCNIFLSDSIEDLEALFSQFRSIYPHEYLLKRNECDGYFLLGSSDNEIMQSISKMSSLQTKKEILIIVNNNVSGDSNIFDGSMYEDANVNIVSLSGIWKLSENYLKPRVFTKLERYEEMVHDYNKIDFQGKEIQVCSIYRPPMTYFNRTINKTIDGSEVEVFIMDDDLERDGIEMQLFLIMAEKLNFTWTIRKPKGNYRYGRRINETVWQGGMIEMLRNKQVDMAFASIWLTYDQHAFINLSEAWYQVYLHFLVPRPRRTTSFWALTRPFSENVWYLLVSAIFLHSIYTWARAWLDPKFPKRFRNFLITLTDLIGCLLSSSVPKTMANNKLQILLWQTAGWLIITAYCSSLAAWLSSSEYESRIDTIEQFLDSNLRWGEMGQPPPFRDYFDLTDPYASQLPSKYINIENNTQVQALIKEGNFAIIGRIVDTSFFPDDYLTNDDVKDDEALGGSLLRCVCCSTVAFETHK comes from the exons ATGAAAGTGTATTCATCGTTTCACACTCtccctttatttttctttacggTGATGGCTAAGAGGAACGATATATTCGTGTCTGAATACGAATCCTGGATTTCGAATGACGATTTCACGACGATAATTAAATTGTCGTTTCCTCTCTCGAAGTGCTGCAACATTTTCTTAAGCG ATTCGATCGAAGATTTGGAAGCACTATTCAGTCAATTCAGAAGTATCTATCCACACGAGTACCTCTTGAAACGGAACGAATGTGACGGCTACTTTTTGCTCGGATCGAGTGACAACGAAATCATGCAATCCATATCAAA GATGTCGTCGTTGCAGacgaaaaaggaaattttgaTTATCGTGAATAATAATGTTTCTGGTGATTCAAATATATTCGATGGTTCTATGTACGAAGATGCGAATGTAAATATAGTTTCTTTGTCCGGGATATGGAAATTATCAGAGAATTACTTGAAACCTCGAGTATTTACCAAACTCgaaag GTACGAAGAAATGGTGcacgattataataaaatcGATTTCCAAGGCAAAGAAATTCAAGTTTGCAGCATATACAGACCACCCATGACTTATTTTAATCGTACGATTAATAAAACAATCGACGGTTCGGAAGTCGAAGTTTTCATAATGGATGATG atTTGGAAAGGGACGGTATCGAAATGCAATTGTTCTTGATCATGGCAGAGAAACTAAATTTCACCTGGACGATAAGAAAACCAAAAGGAAACTATAGGTATGGCAGACGAATCAACGAAACAGTATGGCAAGGTGGTATGATAGAAATGTTGCGTAATAAACAG GTAGACATGGCATTTGCTAGTATTTGGTTAACGTACGATCAGCatgcatttattaatttatcagAAGCTTGGTACCAAGTGTACCTACATTTCTTGGTACCTCGTCCACGTCGAACGACGAGCTTTTGGGCACTAActagaccattttcagaaaaCGTTTGGTACCTATTAGTATCTGCAATATTCTTGCACAGTATTTACACCTGGGCCCGTGCTTGGCTCGATCCAAAATTTCCAAAAC GGTTCCGAAATTTCCTAATTACTCTGACGGACCTAATTGGCTGTTTGCTGAGCAGCTCGGTGCCGAAAACTATGGCGAACAACAAACTACAGATACTTCTCTGGCAGACCGCTGGCTGGTTAATAATTACCGCTTATTGCAGCAGCCTCGCCGCCTGGCTCTCTAGTTCTGAATACGAGTCTAG AATCGATACCATCGAACAGTTTCTCGATTCGAATTTACGCTGGGGAGAGATGGGACAACCGCCGCCGTTCCGTGATTACTTCGATCTCACG GATCCATACGCGTCACAACTTCCAAGTAAATACATTAATATAGAAAACAACACGCAAGTGCAGGCGTTAATTAAAGAGGGCAATTTCGCGATAATAGGAAGGATCGTAGACACGAGCTTCTTTCCGGATGACTATCTAACCAACGACGATGTTAAG GATGATGAGGCACTCGGTGGGTCACTATTACGCTGCGTTTGCTGTTCAACCGTGGCTTTTGAGACCCATAAATAG
- the LOC114880597 gene encoding uncharacterized protein LOC114880597 — translation MSADFASRQTMAKKKHIDELQPATVDEHFKLILEDRSVIDSKFVKVTPDDLPEWFDERLFKLGQEYYQENLLGFATAHLAGLIAILAVPDILEVLRYTRQSNTVCLSFKRFSETLLLIYELFNADMLDPNSKWFKALNAIRWKHANASKRRILQGLNGIYQKDMAITQFGFIGFVFVCPEHVGLAHGTQEQRMGFDHFWRVTGHLLGIEDRINICRRTVLETTEVCKKIAKEILVKHMEDPDPEFLKLASNAINGMWYADVSMNVPAFFDLTYKLTGLKYKEPHGWYSYYNMKRREWLLYLCNVPYIGKVTRVIFNYTLIVTYWFLKNYPIAAWIAFGKKNSQLCPYPKIQ, via the exons ATGTCAGCAGATTTTGCTTCGCGACAAACAATGGCAAAAAAGAAACATATCGATGAAC TTCAACCAGCAACGGTGGACGAACATTTCAAACTGATCCTAGAAGATAGATCGGTCATCGACTCGAAATTCGTAAAAGTAACACCGGACGACCTCCCAGAATGGTTCGACGAAAGGTTATTTAAATT AGGTCAGGAATATTACCAGGAAAATTTGCTAGGATTCGCGACTGCACATTTAGCAGGGCTAATTGCGATATTGGCCGTTCCAGATATTCTAGAG GTGCTCCGGTACACGAGGCAGAGCAACACCGTCTGCTTATCCTTCAAGCGATTCTCGGAGACGTTGCTGCTCATTTACGAGTTATTCAATGCCGACATGCTCGACCCGAATTCAAA GTGGTTCAAAGCGTTGAACGCGATACGATGGAAACACGCGAATGCCAGCAAGAGACGGATTCTGCAGGGTCTTAATGGCATCTACCAGAAGGATATGGCGATCACGCAGTTTGGCTTCATAGGGTTTGTCTTCGTGTGCCCTGAACACGTGGGACTGGCACATGGAACACAGGAGCAACGAATGGGCTTCGATCATTTCTGGCGCGTCACCGGTCATCTGTTGGGCATAGAGGATCG AATAAACATCTGCAGAAGAACAGTATTAGAAACAACGGAAGTATGCAAAAAGATCGCAAAGGAGATACTTGTGAAACATATGGAGGATCCGGATCCAGAATTTCTGAAATTGGCATCGAATGCTATAAATGGCATGTGGTATGCCGATGTGTCGATGAACGTACCAGCATTTTTTGATCTCACCTACAAACTGACAGGACTGAAAT ATAAAGAACCTCACGGATGGTACTCTTATTACAATATGAAACGACGTGAATGGTTATTATACTTGTGCA ATGTTCCTTATATCGGTAAAGTTACTCGggtcatttttaattatacactGATAGTAACTTATTGGTTCCTCAAGAACTATCCTATAGCTGCTTGGATAGCATTTGGGAAAAAGAATTCACAGCTTTGCCCATATCCAAAAATACAGTAA
- the LOC114880595 gene encoding 3-hydroxyisobutyrate dehydrogenase, mitochondrial yields the protein MSLSSNFIVRAGTGSFVSGVPGKKRFSRVGFVGLGNMGSHMARNLLRKGYKLVVYDVNESAVSNFTKAGADKASNPAELAEDVEVVVSMLPSNQNVLDVYNVKNGLLSSAKKDTLLIDSSTIDPFVSQTLAKEAEKSGTRFIDSPVSGGVNAAKDGTLTFMVGGSKENFQVAEPFLKFMGTRVVHCGDVGMGQAAKLCNNMLLAVSMIGTAEAFNLGQKLGLDPKVLADIVNSSSGRCWSSELYNPVPGILDNVPSSNDYKGGFGTALIAKDLGLVQTAATKAEVSIPLGSLAHQIYRALMAHGFEKKDFSFVYQFLKGLKQ from the exons ATGAGCTTGTCGTCGAATTTTATTGTCCGTGCTGGCACGGGTAGTTTTGTTTCTGGTGTTCCAGGAAAAAAACGATTCTCGCGAGTCGGTTTCGTCGGTCTGGGTAACATGGGTAGTCACATGGCAAGAAATCTCCTAAGAAAG GGATACAAATTGGTCGTGTACGATGTTAACGAGTCAGCTGTGTCGAATTTCACGAAAGCTGGCGCAGACAAAGCCTCGAACCCTGCTGAGCTAGCAGAAGACGTCGAGGTGGTCGTTTCAATGTTGCCGTCTAATCAAAATGTTCTCGATGTGTACAACGTTAAAAATGGCCTGTTGAG TTCAGCAAAAAAGGATACCCTTTTGATCGATAGCAGCACTATAGATCCATTCGTGTCCCAAACGTTAGCCAAGGAGGCTGAGAAGTCTGGAACTCGTTTCATAGACAGTCCAGTGTCTGGAG GTGTAAACGCAGCGAAAGATGGTACATTGACGTTTATGGTGGGAggatcgaaagaaaatttccaagttGCAGAGCCATTCTTGAAATTCATGGGAACCAGAGTGGTGCACTGTGGTGACGTTGGAATGGGTCAGGCTGCAAAATTATGCAATAACATGCTTTTGGCGGTTAGCATGATCGGTACAGCTGAAGCGTTCAATCTTGGACAAAA GCTCGGTTTAGATCCAAAGGTTCTGGCTGATATTGTTAACTCCAGTTCGGGCAGATGTTGGTCTTCCGAGTTGTATAACCCTGTCCCCGGTATACTTGACAATGTTCCAAGCTCTAACGATTATAAG GGTGGTTTTGGTACAGCTTTGATTGCGAAGGATTTAGGATTGGTACAGACTGCTGCAACTAAAGCGGAAGTTAGTATTCCATTAGGTTCTTTGGCTCACCAGATCTATAGAGCTCTTATGGCTCATGGTTTTGAGAAAAAGGATTTCAGCTTTGTCTATCAGTTTCTCAAAGGACTAAAACAATGA
- the LOC114880596 gene encoding uncharacterized protein LOC114880596 isoform X1: MKVYSSFHTLPLFFFTVMAKRNDIFVSEYESWISNDDFTTIIKLSFPLSKCCNIFLSDSIEDLEALFSQFRSIYPHEYLLKRNECDGYFLLGSSDNEIMQSISKMSSLQTKKEILIIVNNNVSGDSNIFDGSMYEDANVNIVSLSGIWKLSENYLKPRVFTKLERYEEMVHDYNKIDFQGKEIQVCSIYRPPMTYFNRTINKTIDGSEVEVFIMDDDLERDGIEMQLFLIMAEKLNFTWTIRKPKGNYRYGRRINETVWQGGMIEMLRNKQVDMAFASIWLTYDQHAFINLSEAWYQVYLHFLVPRPRRTTSFWALTRPFSENVWYLLVSAIFLHSIYTWARAWLDPKFPKRFRNFLITLTDLIGCLLSSSVPKTMANNKLQILLWQTAGWLIITAYCSSLAAWLSSSEYESRIDTIEQFLDSNLRWGEMGQPPPFRDYFDLTDPYASQLPSKYINIENNTQVQALIKEGNFAIIGRIVDTSFFPDDYLTNDDVKNYRMMRHSVGHYYAAFAVQPWLLRPINRIIMWLKETGITIWHLRNVIRRRDNYNLREVRLEHDGYDGSVQVLGLTPLGAGFSLLLVGLSIATFVFYLELKHAAKSTSVRVILRDIDNKRKCKRPK, translated from the exons ATGAAAGTGTATTCATCGTTTCACACTCtccctttatttttctttacggTGATGGCTAAGAGGAACGATATATTCGTGTCTGAATACGAATCCTGGATTTCGAATGACGATTTCACGACGATAATTAAATTGTCGTTTCCTCTCTCGAAGTGCTGCAACATTTTCTTAAGCG ATTCGATCGAAGATTTGGAAGCACTATTCAGTCAATTCAGAAGTATCTATCCACACGAGTACCTCTTGAAACGGAACGAATGTGACGGCTACTTTTTGCTCGGATCGAGTGACAACGAAATCATGCAATCCATATCAAA GATGTCGTCGTTGCAGacgaaaaaggaaattttgaTTATCGTGAATAATAATGTTTCTGGTGATTCAAATATATTCGATGGTTCTATGTACGAAGATGCGAATGTAAATATAGTTTCTTTGTCCGGGATATGGAAATTATCAGAGAATTACTTGAAACCTCGAGTATTTACCAAACTCgaaag GTACGAAGAAATGGTGcacgattataataaaatcGATTTCCAAGGCAAAGAAATTCAAGTTTGCAGCATATACAGACCACCCATGACTTATTTTAATCGTACGATTAATAAAACAATCGACGGTTCGGAAGTCGAAGTTTTCATAATGGATGATG atTTGGAAAGGGACGGTATCGAAATGCAATTGTTCTTGATCATGGCAGAGAAACTAAATTTCACCTGGACGATAAGAAAACCAAAAGGAAACTATAGGTATGGCAGACGAATCAACGAAACAGTATGGCAAGGTGGTATGATAGAAATGTTGCGTAATAAACAG GTAGACATGGCATTTGCTAGTATTTGGTTAACGTACGATCAGCatgcatttattaatttatcagAAGCTTGGTACCAAGTGTACCTACATTTCTTGGTACCTCGTCCACGTCGAACGACGAGCTTTTGGGCACTAActagaccattttcagaaaaCGTTTGGTACCTATTAGTATCTGCAATATTCTTGCACAGTATTTACACCTGGGCCCGTGCTTGGCTCGATCCAAAATTTCCAAAAC GGTTCCGAAATTTCCTAATTACTCTGACGGACCTAATTGGCTGTTTGCTGAGCAGCTCGGTGCCGAAAACTATGGCGAACAACAAACTACAGATACTTCTCTGGCAGACCGCTGGCTGGTTAATAATTACCGCTTATTGCAGCAGCCTCGCCGCCTGGCTCTCTAGTTCTGAATACGAGTCTAG AATCGATACCATCGAACAGTTTCTCGATTCGAATTTACGCTGGGGAGAGATGGGACAACCGCCGCCGTTCCGTGATTACTTCGATCTCACG GATCCATACGCGTCACAACTTCCAAGTAAATACATTAATATAGAAAACAACACGCAAGTGCAGGCGTTAATTAAAGAGGGCAATTTCGCGATAATAGGAAGGATCGTAGACACGAGCTTCTTTCCGGATGACTATCTAACCAACGACGATGTTAAG AATTACAGGATGATGAGGCACTCGGTGGGTCACTATTACGCTGCGTTTGCTGTTCAACCGTGGCTTTTGAGACCCATAAATAGG ATAATAATGTGGCTGAAGGAAACTGGAATCACTATCTGGCATTTACGCAACGTCATTCGCAGACGGGACAACTATAACCTTCGCGAAGTTCGCTTGGAGCATGACGGATATGATGGAAGCGTACAGGTGCTCGGATTGACTCCTCTCGGTGCTGGATTTTCGTTGCTCCTCGTCGGTTTATCGATAGCGAcgtttgtattttatttggaaCTTAAACATGCCGCGAAATCGACCTCTGTCCGTGTGATTCTTCGAGATATCGATAATAAACGGAAGTGCAAGAGGCCAAAGTGA